TCCCACTTCTCATTAATTTGTTTTCCAAGTTTATTTACCGTATCTAATTTAGGATTAGCAGCCAATTGTTTATCTAAGCTTTCAATCAATTGAACGACTTCCTTTACATTTGTTTTCACAGTAGCAGTTTGTTTCGAATCTTTCGTTGTCTTTCCACTTGTAGCTTGATCTGTTGTTTTGCCACTAGTCGTTTGTTCGTTTGACTTTCCTGCCGTTTCCTTTTCTGTCGTTTTTCCATTCTGATTTTGAGTTGGCGTTTTGCCGTCACTTTCTGTTCCTGATGTATCTTTTGTATTTTTTGAATCCTTATCTGTTTTTTCATTCGAAGAAGTACTTGTATCTTTTTCACTATCTTTCGTTGTTTTTGATGATTCATCTGCACTTGTCGTTTTTGCTTGTTCTTCATTTTGTGCATT
The DNA window shown above is from Bacillus clarus and carries:
- a CDS encoding lipoprotein translates to MKMKKIAIASVAIGTMLTMVACNTSTDKDAAKKDQANAQNEEQAKTTSADESSKTTKDSEKDTSTSSNEKTDKDSKNTKDTSGTESDGKTPTQNQNGKTTEKETAGKSNEQTTSGKTTDQATSGKTTKDSKQTATVKTNVKEVVQLIESLDKQLAANPKLDTVNKLGKQINEKWDVIEKELEASHPTDYKTIGQSMYPLIVGAEKEKIDIKRMKSLTSKTKQDLNQLLTKLS